The proteins below are encoded in one region of Hordeum vulgare subsp. vulgare chromosome 3H, MorexV3_pseudomolecules_assembly, whole genome shotgun sequence:
- the LOC123442391 gene encoding wax ester synthase/diacylglycerol acyltransferase 11-like: MEATANIATPSSSPLSVRVATEMLCADNSMAEEPMSPTGRGMEEMGICIVLVMGLGTPVNLPVFRAGIETELVTRLPRFRCIQVMDESAKDGKPQWVQTAVNVDDHIVVPRLDAAAMASDPDKAVEDYVASLSLLQMDRCRPLWEFHFLDFPTSEAASTVVLRLHHSIGDGTSITTLLVASSRSMGNPARHPAMPPPPKRTGPIYQREPRPPLSSGDYLALFAWVWSYLVLAWHTLVDMALIVATILFLSDPPTLFMRLPDGGESRRRKRFVHRSLSFDDVKLIKTAMNCTINDVLVGVTSAALSQYYFRKSGESNAKRIGLRSCVLVDARPVSTRQTYITKVETGNQLTGLICPFNIILQDDPLEYVHEAKRFMHRKKSSLAVLLTRVVGEFLVKNFGLKMGTFIFRHFFTRTTIIFSNAIGPAEHMMLCGHPVAFMAPSIYGQPQALTVHYHNYGSDIKVVLAVDDAQFQDCHKLLDDFVESIRIIKNAAALKTLTTSIHNDVTQ, from the exons ATGGAAGCAACAGCAAACATAGCCACTCCGTCAAGCAGTCCGCTCTCTGTCCGCGTGGCGACGGAGATGTTATGTGCTGACAATTCCATGGCGGAGGAACCCATGAGTCCTACCGGAAGAGGCATGGAAGAGATGGGTATCTGCATCGTCCTCGTGATGGGGCTCGGCACGCCTGTGAACCTGCCCGTCTTCCGTGCCGGCATCGAAACAGAATTAGTTACTCGTTTGCCACGCTTCCGCTGCATTCAA GTAATGGACGAGTCTGCCAAGGATGGCAAGCCGCAATGGGTGCAAACGGCTGTAAATGTGGACGACCACATCGTCGTCCCAAGGCTGGATGCTGCTGCCATGGCATCCGATCCAGACAAGGCCGTGGAGGACTACGTGGCATCGCTGTCCCTGCTCCAGATGGATAGGTGCCGTCCTCTCTGGGAGTTCCACTTCCTCGACTTCCCAACCTCCGAGGCGGCCTCCACGGTGGTGCTCCGTCTGCACCACTCCATTGGCGACGGCACCTCCATCACGACGCTTCTGGTGGCATCGTCGCGCAGCATGGGCAATCCAGCAAGGCATCCAGCTATGCCGCCACCACCCAAGCGCACAGGTCCGATCTACCAACGGGAGCCACGGCCTCCGCTGTCTTCAGGTGATTACCTCGCATTGTTCGCGTGGGTTTGGTCCTATCTTGTGCTGGCTTGGCACACACTTGTGGACATGGCGTTGATTGTTGCGACAATACTGTTCTTGAGTGACCCACCAACGCTCTTCATGCGCCTGCCGGATGGTGGCGAGTCTCGTCGCCGCAAGCGTTTCGTGCATCGGAGCCTTAGCTTCGACGATGTCAAGCTCATCAAGACTGCCATGAATTGT ACAATCAACGACGTGCTAGTCGGTGTGACTTCAGCAGCTCTTTCACAATATTATTTTAGAAAGTCTG GTGAGAGTAATGCTAAGAGAATAGGTCTGCGGTCATGTGTGCTTGTCGATGCAAGGCCAGTGTCTACCAGACAA ACATACATTACCAAGGTAGAGACAGGCAATCAACTTACTGGCCTCATCTGTCCATTTAATATAATATTGCAAGATGATCCCCTTGAGTATGTTCACGAGGCAAAAAGGTTCATGCATAGGAAAAAGAGCTCTTTAGCAGTGTTGCTCACACGAGTGGTTGGTGAATTTTTGGTGAAAAACTTTGGTCTGAAG ATGGGAACTTTTATCTTCCGCCATTTTTTCACACGTACAACCATAATATTTTCGAATGCAATTGGACCAGCTGAACATATGATGTTATGTGGGCACCCAGTTGCCTTCATGGCACCTAGCATCTACGGCCAACCACAA GCTTTGACTGTGCACTACCATAATTATGGCAGTGATATCAAGGTAGTTCTCGCAGTTGATGACGCACAATTTCAAGATTGTCATAAACTCTTGGATGATTTTGTTGAGTCCATCAGGATTATTAAGAATGCGGCAGCCCTGAAGACGTTGACAACATCGATCCATAATGACGTGACTCAGTAA
- the LOC123442392 gene encoding wax ester synthase/diacylglycerol acyltransferase 11-like isoform X2 has translation MQVAMKAATPSSRPPSVRLSREKECADNSMVEPMSPTGRIMEEMGVCIVVVIGLATPVNLPVFRAGIETELITRLPRLRSIQVMDESTNNGKPQWVQTAVNVDDHIVVPRLDPDAVASDPEKAVEDYMASLSLLPMDRRRPLWEFHVLDFPASEAASTVVLRLHHSIGDGTSITTLLMASSRSTADPARVPAMPPPPKRTGPIYQREPRPALSSGDYLALLTWFWSHVVLAWNTLVDVTMIVATILFLSDPHTLFTRADGHDSRSGKRFVHRTLSFDDVKLIKTAMNCTINDVLAGVTSAALSQYYFKKSGDTNTKRICLRSLVLVDTRPVSTRQTYVTRVETGNRLSSLICPFNIALQDDPLEYVREAKRFMHRKKSSLEVLFTRVVGEFLVKNFGVKTGAFIFRRFIKRTSIIFSNALGPVEHMTLCGHPVAFMAPSIYGPPQALTVHYHNYGSDIKVVLAVDDTQFPDCHHLLDGFAEAIRIIKNAAALKTLTTSI, from the exons ATGCAAGTAGCAATGAAGGCAGCCACTCCTTCAAGCCGTCCACCATCTGTCCGTCTGTCACGGGAGAAGGAATGTGCTGACAACTCCATGGTGGAGCCCATGAGCCCTACCGGAAGAATCATGGAAGAGATGGGCGTGTGCATCGTCGTCGTGATCGGGCTTGCCACGCCGGTGAACCTGCCCGTCTTCCGCGCCGGCATCGAAACAGAGCTGATTACCCGTTTGCCACGCTTACGCAGCATTCAA GTAATGGACGAGTCCACCAACAATGGCAAGCCGCAATGGGTGCAAACGGCGGTGAATGTGGACGACCACATCGTCGTTCCCAGGCTGGATCCTGATGCTGTGGCGTCCGACCCAGAAAAGGCCGTGGAGGACTACATGGCGTCGCTGTCCCTGCTACCCATGGACAGGCGCCGCCCGCTCTGGGAGTTCCATGTCCTCGACTTCCCGGCCTCCGAGGCGGCCTCCACGGTGGTGCTCCGCCTGCACCACTCCATTGGCGACGGCACGTCCATCACGACGCTCCTAATGGCGTCGTCCCGCAGCACGGCCGACCCGGCGAGGGTGCCAGCCATGCCGCCACCACCCAAGCGCACAGGCCCCATCTACCAGCGGGAACCACGGCCTGCGCTGTCCTCAGGTGATTACCTCGCGCTCCTTACGTGGTTTTGGTCGCATGTAGTGCTGGCCTGGAACACACTGGTGGATGTGACGATGATTGTTGCAACAATACTGTTCTTGAGTGATCCACACACGCTCTTCACGCGTGCCGACGGCCACGACTCTCGCAGCGGCAAGCGTTTTGTTCATCGGACCCTTAGCTTTGACGATGTCAAGCTCATCAAGACCGCCATGAACTGC ACTATTAATGACGTGCTTGCCGGTGTGACTTCAGCAGCTCTTTCACAATATTACTTTAAGAAGTCCG GTGACACTAACACAAAGAGAATCTGTTTGCGATCACTCGTCCTAGTCGACACAAGGCCAGTCTCCACCCGACAA ACATATGTTACCAGGGTAGAGACAGGCAATCGACTTAGCAGCCTCATATGTCCATTTAATATAGCCTTGCAAGATGATCCCCTTGAGTACGTTCGTGAAGCAAAAAGATTTATGCATAGGAAAAAGAGCTCTCTAGAAGTTCTGTTCACACGAGTGGTCGGGGAATTTTTGGTGAAAAACTTTGGTGTCAAG ACAGGAGCTTTTATCTTCCGCCGCTTTATCAAACGAACAAGCATAATATTTTCAAATGCCCTTGGACCAGTTGAACATATGACATTATGTGGGCACCCAGTTGCCTTCATGGCACCTAGTATCTACGGTCCACCACAA GCTTTGACCGTGCACTACCATAATTACGGTAGTGATATCAAGGTAGTTCTGGCAGTTGATGACACGCAATTTCCAGATTGTCACCATCTTTTGGATGGTTTTGCCGAGGCTATTAGAATAATTAAGAATGCAGCAGCCCTGAAGACGTTGACTACATCAATCTAG
- the LOC123442392 gene encoding wax ester synthase/diacylglycerol acyltransferase 11-like isoform X1: MQVAMKAATPSSRPPSVRLSREKECADNSMVEPMSPTGRIMEEMGVCIVVVIGLATPVNLPVFRAGIETELITRLPRLRSIQVMDESTNNGKPQWVQTAVNVDDHIVVPRLDPDAVASDPEKAVEDYMASLSLLPMDRRRPLWEFHVLDFPASEAASTVVLRLHHSIGDGTSITTLLMASSRSTADPARVPAMPPPPKRTGPIYQREPRPALSSGDYLALLTWFWSHVVLAWNTLVDVTMIVATILFLSDPHTLFTRADGHDSRSGKRFVHRTLSFDDVKLIKTAMNCTINDVLAGVTSAALSQYYFKKSGDTNTKRICLRSLVLVDTRPVSTRQTYVTRVETGNRLSSLICPFNIALQDDPLEYVREAKRFMHRKKSSLEVLFTRVVGEFLVKNFGVKKTGAFIFRRFIKRTSIIFSNALGPVEHMTLCGHPVAFMAPSIYGPPQALTVHYHNYGSDIKVVLAVDDTQFPDCHHLLDGFAEAIRIIKNAAALKTLTTSI, translated from the exons ATGCAAGTAGCAATGAAGGCAGCCACTCCTTCAAGCCGTCCACCATCTGTCCGTCTGTCACGGGAGAAGGAATGTGCTGACAACTCCATGGTGGAGCCCATGAGCCCTACCGGAAGAATCATGGAAGAGATGGGCGTGTGCATCGTCGTCGTGATCGGGCTTGCCACGCCGGTGAACCTGCCCGTCTTCCGCGCCGGCATCGAAACAGAGCTGATTACCCGTTTGCCACGCTTACGCAGCATTCAA GTAATGGACGAGTCCACCAACAATGGCAAGCCGCAATGGGTGCAAACGGCGGTGAATGTGGACGACCACATCGTCGTTCCCAGGCTGGATCCTGATGCTGTGGCGTCCGACCCAGAAAAGGCCGTGGAGGACTACATGGCGTCGCTGTCCCTGCTACCCATGGACAGGCGCCGCCCGCTCTGGGAGTTCCATGTCCTCGACTTCCCGGCCTCCGAGGCGGCCTCCACGGTGGTGCTCCGCCTGCACCACTCCATTGGCGACGGCACGTCCATCACGACGCTCCTAATGGCGTCGTCCCGCAGCACGGCCGACCCGGCGAGGGTGCCAGCCATGCCGCCACCACCCAAGCGCACAGGCCCCATCTACCAGCGGGAACCACGGCCTGCGCTGTCCTCAGGTGATTACCTCGCGCTCCTTACGTGGTTTTGGTCGCATGTAGTGCTGGCCTGGAACACACTGGTGGATGTGACGATGATTGTTGCAACAATACTGTTCTTGAGTGATCCACACACGCTCTTCACGCGTGCCGACGGCCACGACTCTCGCAGCGGCAAGCGTTTTGTTCATCGGACCCTTAGCTTTGACGATGTCAAGCTCATCAAGACCGCCATGAACTGC ACTATTAATGACGTGCTTGCCGGTGTGACTTCAGCAGCTCTTTCACAATATTACTTTAAGAAGTCCG GTGACACTAACACAAAGAGAATCTGTTTGCGATCACTCGTCCTAGTCGACACAAGGCCAGTCTCCACCCGACAA ACATATGTTACCAGGGTAGAGACAGGCAATCGACTTAGCAGCCTCATATGTCCATTTAATATAGCCTTGCAAGATGATCCCCTTGAGTACGTTCGTGAAGCAAAAAGATTTATGCATAGGAAAAAGAGCTCTCTAGAAGTTCTGTTCACACGAGTGGTCGGGGAATTTTTGGTGAAAAACTTTGGTGTCAAG AAGACAGGAGCTTTTATCTTCCGCCGCTTTATCAAACGAACAAGCATAATATTTTCAAATGCCCTTGGACCAGTTGAACATATGACATTATGTGGGCACCCAGTTGCCTTCATGGCACCTAGTATCTACGGTCCACCACAA GCTTTGACCGTGCACTACCATAATTACGGTAGTGATATCAAGGTAGTTCTGGCAGTTGATGACACGCAATTTCCAGATTGTCACCATCTTTTGGATGGTTTTGCCGAGGCTATTAGAATAATTAAGAATGCAGCAGCCCTGAAGACGTTGACTACATCAATCTAG
- the LOC123442393 gene encoding fatty acyl-CoA reductase 1-like isoform X2, which produces MIGEMDADSVVGYFRGKSILITGSTGFLGKVLVEKILRVQPDVKKLFLLIRAPDAESAKLRIQTEIIGREIFHVLKETHGARFNNFIEEKICPLVGDIIYENFGLDNAQLGELSKDIDIIVNGAATTNFFERYDVAFDANVLGVKHICAFAMKCSKLKMLLHVSTAYVAGEQEGIILEKPILMGETLKVGTNLDIEFELNLIKETMRELKDSCSTEKAGRKTMKELGLKRARHFGWPNTYVFTKAMGEMMMGLLPMDFPVVIIRPSIITSTLKEPLPGWMEGIKTIDSVVIGYAKQNLPFFLVDLDLIMDVIPGDMVVNAMMVAMVAHSEDRQVQIIYHVTSSLRNPAPYAILWKSLFQYFNDNPPCTGRNGERVRLKKMRFFSSVTWFKLYMAIMYMLPLEMFRLVNIALCGVFSRGYNELNRKFRFMMQLSELYAPYTLFKGCFDDMNLDKLRMAMNKDNQNNNGAYYFDFDPKYIDWDNYFYSVHIPGVLKYTRN; this is translated from the exons ATGATCGGTGAAATGGATGCGGACAGTGTTGTAGGATATTTCAGGGGCAAGAGTATCCTCATCACTGGTTCAACTGGCTTCCTAGGAAAAG TACTCGTAGAGAAGATACTGAGGGTTCAACCTGATGTGAAGAAGCTCTTCCTTTTGATTCGGGCCCCTGATGCTGAATCCGCAAAGCTTCGGATTCAGACTGAG ATCATAGGCCGGGAGATCTTTCATGTGCTAAAAGAAACACATGGTGCGCGGTTCAATAATTTTATTGAAGAAAAGATATGTCCTTTGGTGGGAGATATCATTTATGAAAACTTTGGACTAGACAATGCTCAGCTCGGGGAATTATCCAAGGACATAGATATCATCGTCAATGGAGCAGCGACTACAAATTTCTTTGAAAG ATATGATGTGGCTTTCGATGCAAATGTCTTGGGAGTGAAGCACATTTGCGCATTTGCAATGAAATGTTCTAAGCTCAAGATGTTGCTTCATGTTTCAACAG CCTACGTAGCTGGTGAACAAGAGGGAATAATACTAGAGAAGCCGATCTTGATGGGTGAGACCCTAAAGGTGGGCACAAATCTAGATATCGAATTCGAGTTAAATTTAATCAAAGAGACCATGCGAGAACTAAAAGATAGTTGTTCCACGGAGAAGGCTGGTAGGAAAACCATGAAGGAGCTTGGCCTCAAGAG GGCTCGACACTTTGGGTGGCCAAACACTTATGTCTTCACCAAGGCAATGGGCGAGATGATGATGGGGCTCCTACCAATGGATTTTCCGGTTGTCATCATCCGCCCGAGCATTATAACTAGTACCCTCAAGGAGCCATTGCCAGGATGGATGGAAGGAATCAA GACAATCGACTCAGTGGTCATCGGATATGCCAAGCAGAACTTGCCCTTCttccttgtcgacctagattTAATAATGGATGTG ATTCCAGGGGATATGGTGGTGAATGCTATGATGGTTGCCATGGTAGCACACTCAGAGGATCGGCAGGTCCAAATCATATACCATGTAACATCGTCGTTGAGGAATCCAGCACCTTACGCCATCCTTTGGAAGTCTCTCTTTCAATACTTTAATGACAATCCCCCATGCACGGGAAGGAATGGTGAGCGTGTTCGGCTGAAGAAGATGCGGTTCTTCAGCTCTGTCACGTGGTTCAAGCTGTACATGGCCATCATGTACATGCTTCCCCTCGAG ATGTTTCGCCTAGTTAACATTGCACTTTGTGGTGTTTTCTCACGGGGATACAACGAACTCAACAGAAAATTCAGATTCATGATGCAGTTGAGCGAATTATACGCACCATACACCTTGTTCAAAGGGTG CTTTGATGACATGAACTTGGATAAACTCAGGATGGCGATGAACAAGGACAATCAAAATAACAATGGGGCCTATTACTTTGATTTTGATCCCAAGTACATTGACTGGGACAACTATTTCTACAGTGTTCACATCCCTGGTGTGCTCAAATATACGCGTAATTGA
- the LOC123442393 gene encoding fatty acyl-CoA reductase 1-like isoform X1, producing the protein MIGEMDADSVVGYFRGKSILITGSTGFLGKEKILRVQPDVKKLFLLIRAPDAESAKLRIQTEIIGREIFHVLKETHGARFNNFIEEKICPLVGDIIYENFGLDNAQLGELSKDIDIIVNGAATTNFFERYDVAFDANVLGVKHICAFAMKCSKLKMLLHVSTAYVAGEQEGIILEKPILMGETLKVGTNLDIEFELNLIKETMRELKDSCSTEKAGRKTMKELGLKRARHFGWPNTYVFTKAMGEMMMGLLPMDFPVVIIRPSIITSTLKEPLPGWMEGIKTIDSVVIGYAKQNLPFFLVDLDLIMDVIPGDMVVNAMMVAMVAHSEDRQVQIIYHVTSSLRNPAPYAILWKSLFQYFNDNPPCTGRNGERVRLKKMRFFSSVTWFKLYMAIMYMLPLEMFRLVNIALCGVFSRGYNELNRKFRFMMQLSELYAPYTLFKGCFDDMNLDKLRMAMNKDNQNNNGAYYFDFDPKYIDWDNYFYSVHIPGVLKYTRN; encoded by the exons ATGATCGGTGAAATGGATGCGGACAGTGTTGTAGGATATTTCAGGGGCAAGAGTATCCTCATCACTGGTTCAACTGGCTTCCTAGGAAAAG AGAAGATACTGAGGGTTCAACCTGATGTGAAGAAGCTCTTCCTTTTGATTCGGGCCCCTGATGCTGAATCCGCAAAGCTTCGGATTCAGACTGAG ATCATAGGCCGGGAGATCTTTCATGTGCTAAAAGAAACACATGGTGCGCGGTTCAATAATTTTATTGAAGAAAAGATATGTCCTTTGGTGGGAGATATCATTTATGAAAACTTTGGACTAGACAATGCTCAGCTCGGGGAATTATCCAAGGACATAGATATCATCGTCAATGGAGCAGCGACTACAAATTTCTTTGAAAG ATATGATGTGGCTTTCGATGCAAATGTCTTGGGAGTGAAGCACATTTGCGCATTTGCAATGAAATGTTCTAAGCTCAAGATGTTGCTTCATGTTTCAACAG CCTACGTAGCTGGTGAACAAGAGGGAATAATACTAGAGAAGCCGATCTTGATGGGTGAGACCCTAAAGGTGGGCACAAATCTAGATATCGAATTCGAGTTAAATTTAATCAAAGAGACCATGCGAGAACTAAAAGATAGTTGTTCCACGGAGAAGGCTGGTAGGAAAACCATGAAGGAGCTTGGCCTCAAGAG GGCTCGACACTTTGGGTGGCCAAACACTTATGTCTTCACCAAGGCAATGGGCGAGATGATGATGGGGCTCCTACCAATGGATTTTCCGGTTGTCATCATCCGCCCGAGCATTATAACTAGTACCCTCAAGGAGCCATTGCCAGGATGGATGGAAGGAATCAA GACAATCGACTCAGTGGTCATCGGATATGCCAAGCAGAACTTGCCCTTCttccttgtcgacctagattTAATAATGGATGTG ATTCCAGGGGATATGGTGGTGAATGCTATGATGGTTGCCATGGTAGCACACTCAGAGGATCGGCAGGTCCAAATCATATACCATGTAACATCGTCGTTGAGGAATCCAGCACCTTACGCCATCCTTTGGAAGTCTCTCTTTCAATACTTTAATGACAATCCCCCATGCACGGGAAGGAATGGTGAGCGTGTTCGGCTGAAGAAGATGCGGTTCTTCAGCTCTGTCACGTGGTTCAAGCTGTACATGGCCATCATGTACATGCTTCCCCTCGAG ATGTTTCGCCTAGTTAACATTGCACTTTGTGGTGTTTTCTCACGGGGATACAACGAACTCAACAGAAAATTCAGATTCATGATGCAGTTGAGCGAATTATACGCACCATACACCTTGTTCAAAGGGTG CTTTGATGACATGAACTTGGATAAACTCAGGATGGCGATGAACAAGGACAATCAAAATAACAATGGGGCCTATTACTTTGATTTTGATCCCAAGTACATTGACTGGGACAACTATTTCTACAGTGTTCACATCCCTGGTGTGCTCAAATATACGCGTAATTGA